The Candidatus Methylomirabilota bacterium genome has a window encoding:
- the mqnC gene encoding cyclic dehypoxanthinyl futalosine synthase: MLAEIRAKAEAGKRLDRAEGLWLLTEAPILELGALAQDARFRAHPEKQVSFVIDSNPNYTNVCVTDCQFCAFYRKPGDSEAWTLTVEEVLQKVEFAAERGATTVLLQGGHNPTLPLEYYLSLVTETRRRFPQVTPHFFTASEIMTMAEVSSLSMPDVLARLKAAGQTTLPGGGAEVLSERVRKRIEPKKGGPRAWLDVHREAHRQGFKSTATMMYGHVETPEDILDHFDAIRELQDEYPGFTAFVPWSFKPGNTLLEKWIKTYKGPNAYLRMLAASRLYLDNFPHVQASWFSEGKRAGQIALHWGADDFGGTLFEENVHAAADYVNKITVDEIVMLIREAGFTPVQRTTEYEILKIY; encoded by the coding sequence GTGCTCGCCGAGATCCGCGCCAAGGCCGAGGCCGGCAAGCGGCTCGACCGCGCCGAAGGCCTGTGGCTCCTGACAGAAGCGCCCATACTCGAGCTTGGCGCGCTGGCGCAGGATGCGCGCTTCCGCGCCCATCCGGAGAAGCAGGTCAGCTTCGTCATCGACTCGAACCCCAACTACACCAACGTCTGCGTGACCGATTGCCAGTTCTGCGCCTTCTACCGCAAGCCGGGCGACTCCGAAGCCTGGACGCTGACGGTCGAGGAGGTCCTCCAGAAGGTCGAGTTCGCCGCCGAGCGGGGCGCGACGACCGTGCTCCTCCAGGGCGGACATAACCCCACCCTTCCCCTCGAGTACTACCTGTCCCTCGTGACCGAAACGCGGCGCCGCTTTCCGCAGGTGACGCCGCACTTCTTCACCGCGTCGGAGATCATGACGATGGCGGAGGTTTCATCGCTGTCCATGCCCGACGTGCTGGCCCGGCTCAAGGCGGCGGGCCAGACGACGCTGCCCGGCGGCGGGGCCGAGGTGCTGTCGGAGCGGGTGCGCAAGCGGATCGAGCCCAAGAAGGGCGGGCCGCGAGCCTGGCTCGACGTCCACCGCGAGGCCCACCGACAGGGCTTCAAGTCCACGGCGACCATGATGTACGGCCACGTCGAAACGCCGGAGGACATCCTGGACCACTTCGACGCGATCCGGGAGCTCCAGGACGAATACCCGGGCTTCACCGCCTTCGTGCCGTGGTCCTTCAAGCCGGGCAACACGCTTCTCGAAAAGTGGATCAAGACTTACAAGGGCCCGAACGCGTATCTCCGGATGCTCGCCGCCTCCCGCCTCTACCTCGACAACTTCCCGCACGTGCAGGCCTCGTGGTTTTCCGAGGGCAAGCGGGCCGGACAGATCGCGCTGCACTGGGGGGCGGACGACTTCGGCGGCACGCTCTTCGAGGAGAACGTCCACGCCGCGGCCGACTACGTCAACAAGATCACGGTGGACGAGATCGTGATGCTGATCCGTGAGGCGGGCTTCACCCCCGTCCAGCGCACCACCGAGTACGAGATCTTAAAGATTTACTAG
- a CDS encoding PHP domain-containing protein has product MPLLKGNLHAHTTFSDGRRPVAEVVARYRELGYDFLAITDHDNRIGDDYWSNIPSGDDRMLVLTGVELDYRPLSQHVGKIMGDRETLYVLNHPARYGLNVEQILYRIGVISEDGLPIHAVEITDTGAYQAQHDVELIRLPKIATDDSHRDDEIGRAWVEVDAARSPDAIIRAIKAGDFRLGFAAAPAAREGRGFDLLGLSD; this is encoded by the coding sequence ATGCCGCTCCTGAAGGGCAATCTTCACGCCCACACCACGTTCTCCGACGGGCGCCGGCCCGTGGCCGAGGTCGTCGCGCGCTACCGCGAGCTGGGCTACGACTTCCTGGCCATCACCGACCACGACAATCGCATCGGCGACGACTACTGGTCCAACATTCCCTCCGGGGACGACCGCATGCTGGTCCTGACGGGCGTCGAGCTGGACTACCGGCCGCTGTCCCAGCACGTGGGCAAGATCATGGGCGATCGCGAGACGCTCTACGTCCTGAACCACCCGGCGCGCTACGGACTGAACGTCGAGCAGATCCTCTACCGGATCGGCGTCATCAGCGAGGACGGGCTACCGATCCACGCGGTCGAGATCACCGACACGGGCGCCTACCAGGCCCAGCACGATGTCGAGCTGATCCGCCTGCCGAAGATCGCCACCGACGACTCGCACCGCGACGACGAGATCGGCCGCGCCTGGGTCGAGGTGGACGCCGCGCGCAGCCCGGACGCGATCATCCGCGCCATCAAGGCGGGGGACTTTCGCTTAGGCTTCGCCGCCGCGCCCGCCGCGCGCGAGGGGCGCGGCTTCGATCTCCTCGGCCTCTCGGACTAG
- a CDS encoding MqnA/MqnD/SBP family protein, which translates to MLIRIGHSPDPDDAFMFYALTAGKVKAEGIEVEHVLEDIESLNRRARTGDLEVTAISAATYVMVHEQYRMMDPGASMGKGYGPILVATEPIAREDLEKKVVAIPGRHTTAALLLRIYVGDPPIIEVAFDKIPKAVLEGQADLGLLIHEGQITHQQMGLVKVLDMGQEWERESGLPLPLGINVMRRDLGDAVHRKLSQALRDSIDYAYAHVDEALEYAMRYGRGIDKETCRKFVLMYVNDYTKRLGPDGKAALERLYAIAHAKKLIPIIPPVDPI; encoded by the coding sequence ATGTTGATCCGTATCGGCCACAGCCCTGATCCCGACGACGCGTTCATGTTCTACGCCCTCACCGCCGGCAAGGTGAAGGCGGAGGGCATCGAGGTCGAGCACGTGCTGGAGGATATCGAGTCGCTCAACCGCCGCGCGCGAACGGGCGACCTCGAGGTGACGGCCATCTCGGCCGCGACCTACGTCATGGTGCACGAGCAGTACCGGATGATGGATCCCGGCGCCTCGATGGGCAAGGGCTACGGCCCCATCCTGGTCGCGACGGAGCCCATCGCGCGGGAGGACCTCGAGAAGAAGGTCGTCGCCATTCCGGGCAGGCACACCACGGCGGCGCTCCTGCTCAGGATCTATGTCGGCGACCCGCCGATCATCGAGGTCGCCTTCGACAAGATCCCGAAGGCCGTGCTCGAGGGTCAGGCCGACCTCGGGCTCCTGATCCACGAGGGGCAGATCACGCACCAGCAGATGGGCCTGGTCAAGGTGCTCGACATGGGGCAGGAGTGGGAGCGCGAGTCGGGCCTGCCGCTGCCGCTCGGCATCAACGTCATGCGCCGCGACCTGGGCGACGCCGTGCACCGGAAGCTGTCGCAGGCGCTGCGCGACTCGATCGACTACGCCTACGCGCACGTGGACGAAGCGCTCGAATACGCCATGCGATACGGGCGGGGGATTGACAAGGAGACCTGCAGGAAGTTCGTCCTGATGTACGTCAACGACTACACGAAGCGCCTCGGGCCCGATGGCAAGGCCGCCCTCGAGCGTCTCTACGCGATCGCCCACGCCAAGAAACTGATCCCGATCATCCCGCCCGTCGACCCGATCTAG